One genomic window of Pecten maximus chromosome 3, xPecMax1.1, whole genome shotgun sequence includes the following:
- the LOC117323834 gene encoding uncharacterized protein LOC117323834: MGVVDGIKSASLFGKLAFFLLAVALLIVYIAFATTGWGENASGKHWGLWRICGNNEYSPGCTPVDGWALDWYVATQALAIFGFVGINVAFLLVCLLLFTSQCGGNKEVGMGAAIICLITGVLLLIGCIVFGVKFDDRYIDQFPTIKHKLSYSFGLAIVASILEIVAGVFMLVNGLGKGTSPSG, encoded by the exons ATGGGTGTTGTAGACGGCATCAAATCGGCTTCCCTCTTTGGAAAGTTAGCATTCTTTTTGTTGGCTGTAGCTTTGCTGATTGTCTATATCGCATTCGCCACGACAGGGTGGGGAGAAAATGCTTCGGGGAAGCATTGGGGGTTATGGCGAATATGTGGCAACAACGAGTACAGCCCTGGGTGTACCCCAGTCGACGGATGGGCTCTAG ATTGGTACGTAGCCACCCAAGCTTTGGCTATATTCGGCTTCGTGGGAATCAACGTCGCCTTCTTGTTGGTATGCCTTCTTCTCTTCACGTCTCAATGTGGGGGCAACAAAGAGGTCGGCATGGGCGCCGCAATCATCTGCCTCATCACAG GCGTCCTGCTGCTGATTGGGTGTATTGTATTCGGTGTAAAGTTTGATGATCGCTACATCGACCAATTTCCAACGATTAAACACAAACTATCTTACTCATTCGGACTAGCTATTGTTGCCAGTATACTGGAAATCGTGGCGGGAGTTTTCATGCTGGTGAACGGACTAGGGAAAGGAACCTCACCTTCCGGCTGA